From the Halomonas sp. MCCC 1A13316 genome, the window CGCCGAGCTGCGCGCTCAGGGCTTCGTGCGCGTGATGGTCGACGGCCAGGCGCTTGAGCTCGATGACATCGCCCCGCTGGACAAGAACAAGAAGCATGACATCAGCGTGGTGGTGGACCGGATCAAGGTGCGCGAGGGGCTCCAGCAGCGTCTGGCAGAATCGTTCGAGACCGCCCTCAACCTGGCCGATGGCATCGCCGTGGTCCATTTCATGGACGGCGAGGCCGAGGACATCCCCTTCTCGGCACGCTTCGCCTGTCCGGTCTGCGGCTACGCCATCGCCGAGCTCGAACCACGCATGTTCTCGTTCAACAACCCCGCCGGCGCCTGCCCCACCTGCGACGGTCTGGGCGTACAGCAGGTGTTTGATCCCGACAAGCTCATCAGCCACCCGGAGCTGTCGCTGGCCGAGGGGGTGATAAAGGGCTGGGATCGCCGTAGCGTCTACTATTTCAGCCAGCTGCAGGCGGTAGCCGACCATTACCGCTTCACCCTCGAGACACCATGGCACGAGCTCGCTCGCCACGAGAAGGAAGTCATTCTCCATGGCAGCGGTGACGACGAAATCGCCTTCAGCTACGTCAACGACCGCGGCCGTCGGGTGACCCGCGAGCACCCATTCGAAGGTGTGCTGCCCAACCTGCAACGGCGCTATCGTGAAACCGAATCGAGCATGGTGCGTGAAGAACTGTCACGCTACATCGCCGACCGAGCCTGCCCTACTTGCCACGGCACTCGACTGCGCAAGGAGTCGCGCCACGTCTTCGTCGACGAGCACACCCTGCCGCAGATCGTGCAGTTGCCGATCGGCGAGGCGTGGGACTACTTCCAGCGCCTGGCACTACCCGGGCGCAAGGGCGAGATCGCTCAGAAGGTGATCAACGAGATCCAAGCGCAGCTGGAGTTCCTGGTCAACGTAGGGCTCGATTACCTCAATCTCGAGCGCAGCGCCGAAACCCTCTCCGGCGGGGAGGCCCAACGCATTCGCCTGGCGAGTCAGATCGGCGCCGGCCTGGTAGGCGTCATGTACATCCTCGACGAACCCTCCATCGGCCTGCATCAGCGCGATAACGATCGCCTGCTCAAGACGTTGATCCACCTGCGCGACCTGGGCAACACCGTGATCGTGGTGGAGCACGACGAGGATGCCATCCGCGCCGCCGACCACGTACTCGATATCGGCCCCGGCGCCGGCGTCCACGGTGGACGCATCGTTGCCCAGGGTACGCCCGCGGACGTCATGGCCAGCCACGAATCGCTCACCGGGCAGTACCTTTCCGGCAAGCGACGTATCGAGGTCCCCAAGTGGCGCATACCCGGCAATCCGGAAAAACAGCTGAGGTTGACCGGGGCCCACGGCAACAACTTGCGCAACGTCAGCCTGACCCTGCCGCTGGGGCTGTTCATCTGCGTCACTGGCGTGTCCGGCTCGGGCAAGTCGACGCTGATCAACTCGACGCTGATGCCGATCGCCGCTCGTGAGCTCAACCACGCCACTAGCCTGACTCCCGCCCCCTTTGAACGCATCGAGGGCCTCGATCAGCTCGACAAGGTGATCGACATCGACCAAAGCCCCATCGGGCGTACGCCACGCTCCAACCCGGCCACTTACACCGGCATCTTCACGCCGATTCGTGAGCTCTTCGCCGGTACACAGGAGGCACGCTCACGCGGCTACAAGCCGGGGCGCTTCTCGTTCAACGTCAAGGGCGGGCGCTGCGAAGCGTGCCAGGGCGAAGGCATGATCAAGGTCGAGATGCACTTCCTGCCCGACATCTATGTGCCCTGCGATGTGTGCAAGGGCAAGCGCTACAACCGCGAGACATTGGAGATCGCCTACAAGGGCAAGAGCATCGACGAGGTGCTGGAAATGACCGTGGAGGAAGCACTGGAGTTCTTCAGTCCGGTTCCTGCCATCGCCCGTCGCTTGCAGACCCTGCTCGACGTGGGGCTCTCTTATATCCGCCTGGGCCAGAGCGCCACCACCCTTTCCGGCGGCGAGGCGCAGCGCGTCAAGCTGGCCCGTGAGCTGGCCAAGCGCGACACCGGCAAGACGCTCTACATCCTCGATGAGCCTACTACCGGGCTGCACTTCGAGGACATCCGCCAGTTGCTCGTCGTGCTCCATCGCCTGCGCGACCACGGCAACACCATCGTGGTAATCGAACACAACCTTGACGTGATCAAGACCGCCGACTGGATCGTCGACCTCGGCCCCGAGGGCGGCTCCGGCGGCGGACGCATCATCGCCGAGGGCACCCCGGAACAGGTCGCCGAAATGGACGTCTCCCACACCGGGCGCTTCCTCAAGCCGCTGCTGGAGCGGGCCAAGAGCCAGAAGGCCGAGCCAGCCACCTCCAAATAAATGTCGAAAATAAAAAAACCCGGCTTCGCGAGAAGCCGGGTTTTTCATGATGCTACAGCACTGCCGGGCCAGGTCCGCCGCCGAGGATCACTCCTCGGTGACGACTTCCTCGGCCTCCTCGACGACCGGGCGGTCGACAAGTTCGACGAAGGCCATGGGGGCGTTGTCGCCGGTGCGGAAACCGCACTTGAGAATACGGACGTAACCGCCCGGACGCTCGACGTAACGCGGACCCAGCTCATTGAAGAGCTTGCCGACCGCTTCCTTCGAGCGGGTACGGCTGAAGGCCAGACGACGGTTGGCGACGCTGTCCTGCTTGGCCAGGGTGATCAGCGGCTCGATGACGCGACGCAGTTCCTTGGCCTTGGGCAGGGTTGTCTTGATCACTTCGTGCTCGATCAGTGACACGCTCATGTTCTTGAACATGGCCTGGCGATGCGAGCTGGTACGATTTAGGTGACGACCACTCTTACGATGACGCATGGTTGTGATTCCTTACCAAACTGGGACTCGAGTCGACGCTCACGCGGAGGCCTTGTCGTCCTTCAGGCTCGCCGGCGGCCAGTTCTCCAGCCGCATGCCAAGGGAAAGACCACGAGCAGCCAACACGTCCTTGATTTCGTTCAAAGACTTCTTGCCGAGGTTCGGCGTCTTCAGCAGCTCGACTTCGGTGCGCTGAATCAGATCGCCGATGTAGTAGATATTCTCGGCCTTCAGGCAGTTGGCACTGCGGACGGTCAACTCGAGATCGTCTACGGGGCGCAGGAGGATGGGATCAACGTGATCCTCTTCCTCCACGACCTCCTGCTCCTTGTCGGCTTCCAGGTCGACGAACGCAGCCAGCTGCTCTTGCAGGATGGTAGCGCTGCGACGGATCGCCTCTTCCGGATCCAGGGTGCCGTCGGTCTCCAGGTCGATGATCAACTTGTCGAGGTCGGTACGCTGCTCGACACGTGCAGCATCGACGGCATAGGAGACGCGCCGCACGGGGCTGAAGGTGGCATCCAACTGCAGGCGACCGATAGCACGCGATTCGTCGTCGGCGCCCACACGGGCATCCGCCGGCTCATAGCCACGGCCACGAGCGATCTTGAGCTGCATCTTGAGCTCGGAACCCTCGTTGACGTGAGCAATGACGTGATCTGGATTGACGATCTCGACGTCGTGATCGAGGACGATATCGCCCGCGGTCACCACGGCCGGGCCCTGCTTGTTCAGCGAGAGCACCGCCTCGTCGCGACTGTGCATGCGGATGGCCACGTCCTTGAGGTTCAGAAGAATCTCGATGACGTCTTCCTGAACACCCTCGATCGCGCTGTACTCATGCTCGACACCCGAGATCTCGACTTCCACCACGGCACAGCCGGGCATGGAAGAGAGCAGAATGCGACGCAGCGCATTGCCCAGGGTATGGCCAAAGCCACGCTCGAACGGCTCGAGCACGATCTTCGCATGATGCGCGCTGATCTCTTCGACCTTGATATCGCGCGGACGGAGAAACTCTGTCACTGAACGCTGCATAACTACACCTTTGAGGCTGCCTAACGGTTACTCGGTACTCGTAGCCGGCCCGCAAAGGCCGGCACGACGCGATCAGCGACGCTTACTTCGAGTACAGCTCGACGATCAGGTTTTCGTTGATGTCGGCCGACAGGTCGCCGCGTTCCGGGATAGCCTTGAAGGTGCCTTCCATCTTCTTCGCGTCCACCTCGATCCAGGCGACTTCACCACGGTTGGCAGCGATGGAAAGCGCACTCTGGATACGCGCCTGGTTCTTCGCCTTCTCGCGAACGGATACCACATCACCGGGCTTGACCTGGTAGGAAGCCACGTTGACGCTACGGCCATTGACCGTGATCGCCTTGTGGCTCACCAGCTGGCGCGCCTCGGAACGGGTGGAACCGAAGCCCATGCGGTAGACGACGTTGTCCAGTCGGGATTCGAGCAGCTGCAGCAGGACTTCGCCGGTGGCGCCGGAGCGACGGGCGGCCTCCTTGTAGTAGCTGCGGAACTGCTTCTCGAGCACGCCGTAGATGCGACGTACTTTCTGCTTCTCACGAAGCTGCAAGCCGTAGTCGGAAAGACGCTGACGGCGCTGGCCGTGCACACCCGGAATCTGCTCGGATTTGCACTTCTTCTCGAAGGGAGTCACACCGCTCTTCAGAAAGAGGTCGGTGCCTTCACGACGAGACAGTTTGCACTTCGGTCCAATATAACGAGCCATGAATCTGTCTCCTTAAACGCGGCGTTTCTTCGGCGGACGGCAGCCATTGTGGGGGATGGGCGTCGCGTCAGTGATGCTCTGCACGCGGAAGCCGGCGGCGCTCAGCGCACGCACGGCGGATTCACGGCCAGGACCGGGGCCCTTGACCAGCACGTCGACGTTTTTCACACCATACTCGGCTGCAGCGGTCGCTGCACGTTCGCTTGCCACTTGAGCAGCGAACGGGGTGCTCTTGCGAGAACCACGAAAACCCGAACCACCGGCTGTTGCCCAAGAGAGAGCATTGCCCTGGCGGTCTGTGATCGTCACGATCGTGTTGTTAAAAGAGGCGTGGATGTGCGCGACGGCGTCCACTACCTGCTTTTTAACCTTTTTACGGTTGCTACGCGGGTTAGCCATGTTGATGTCTATTCCTGTCTTTACGCCAGAACGTGCGTGTTACTTGCGGATCGGCTTACGCGGGCCCTTACGGGTACGCGCGTTAGTCTTGGTCCGCTGACCACGCAGCGGAAGACTACGACGATGACGCAGACCACGATAGCAACCCAAGTCCATGAGACGCTTGATATTCAGCGTCACATCACGACGAAGGTCACCTTCCACGGTGTACTTGCCGACTTCACTACGCAGGGCATCGACCTCTTCAGAGGAGAGCTCCTGGATCTTGGTGGTCGGCGCGATGCCGGTAGCGGCACAGATTTCCTGTGCACGCGTGCGGCCAATCCCGAAGATATAGGTCAGCGAGATCGCCGCATGCTTGTTGTCCGGGATATTGACGCCTGCAATACGGGCCATCAGCTTTCTCCGAAATTTGAGCGGCTTGCTCGATTAGTCACTACAAAAGGCGCAACAGCATACCCCTTTACCCACCTTCGGGCAAGGGGTATGCCAGCACCGCTTTCTACAAACGCCAGAATCAACCCTGACGCTGCTTGTGCCGCGGCTCGATGCAGATGACGCGGACCGCGCCATTGCGCCGAATGATCTTGCAATTGCGGCACATCTTCTTGACGGAAGCTCGAACTTTCATCGTTCCTTCTCCAAAATCGGCACGCGGCGCGCCAAATCACCGGCGGCGCAGCTCAGCGCATGATGCCGCCGCTGCCATAGCCTTTCAGGTTGGACTTCTTCATCACTGACTCGTACTGGTGCGACATGAGGTGCGATTGCACCTGGGCCATGAAGTCCATGATGACCACTACCACGATCAGCAACGAGGTACCGCCGAAAAAGAACGGCACGTTCCACGCCACGATCAGGAACTGGGGCATCAGGGAGACCGCAGTGATGTACAGGGCACCGAACAGGGTCAGACGGGTCATGACCTTGTCGACATAGCGAGCGGTCTGCTCACCAGGACGAATACCCGGTAGAAACGCCCCTGACTTCTTGAGGTTGTCAGCGACATCCTTGGGATTGAAGACCAGCGCTGTGTAAAAGAAGCAGAAGAATACCACCGCCGCCGCGAAAAGCAAGATGTACAACGGCTGCCCCGGCCCGAGAGCCTGGGATGCCCGCTGCAACCACTCCATGCCATCTCCGGCACCGACCCACTGACCGATGGAAGCGGGGAAAAGCAGGATGCTGGAAGCGAAGATCGGCGGAATCACGCCCGCCATGTTCACTTTCAGCGGCAGGTAGCTGCTCTGCCCGGCATACATCTTGTTACCGACTTGGCGTCGCGGGTAGTTCACCGTGATGCGGCGTTGGCCGCGCTCGATGAACACCACGAAAGCCACGGTCGCCACACCCAGCACGGAAAGGGCCAGCAGTGGCAACACGTTCCAAGCGCCTTCGTTGCGTGCCAGCTCGAACGCCTGCCCTACCGCACCCGGCAAGCCAGCGACGATACCGGAGAAGATCAGCAACGAGATACCGTTGCCGATACCCTTCTCGGTGATCTGCTCACCCAACCACATCAGGAACACTGCGCCCGACACGAAAGTGACGATGGCAGTGAAATAGAAGCTGAAATCAGCGGTATAGGTAATGCCCTGGCTGGCCAGCCCCACCGACATGCCGGTGGCCTGGACCAAGGCCAGCGCCACCGTGCCGTAGCGGGTGTACTGGCTGATCTTGCGTCGGCCGGCCTCGCCCTCCTTTTTCAACTGCTCGAGGTGGGGTGAGACCGCGGTCAGCAGCTGCATGATGATCGACGCCGAAATGTAGGGCATGATGCCCAAGGCGAAGATACTCATACGTTCCAGCGCACCACCCGAGAACATGTTGAACAGTCCCAGGATGGTGCCCTGCTGCTCCCTGAACAAGGCAGCAAGCTGGTCAGGATTGATACCGGGAACGGGAATATGGGCACCGATACGGTACACCACGATGGCGAGGAGCACGAAGCGCAGACGCGCCCACAGTTCACTCAGACCGCTGCCCATCGCCGGCATGTTTCCTGACTTGGCCATTTAGTCCTCTACCTTGCCACCGGCGGCTTCGATCGCGGCACGGGCACCCTTGGTGACCTTGATGCCGCGGACCGTGACCGCCTTATTGACGTCGCCGGAAAGAATGATCTTCGCGTGCAGAGTGGCATTCTTGAGCACATTGGCCTGCTTCAGGGTCTCGAGGTTGATTTCGTCACCTTCGACCTTGGCCAACTCGCTAAGACGCACCTCTTCGGAGACCAGCGACTTCATGGAGGTGAAGCCGAACTTGGGCAGACGCCGCTGCAACGGCATCTGGCCGCCCTCGAAACCGGGCTTCACGCTGCCGCCGCTACGCGACTTCTGACCCTTGTGGCCGCGGCCACCGGTCTTGCCCAGACCGGAACCGATACCACGGCCGACGCGCTTCTCGGCATGCTTGGAGCCCGGTGCCGGGCTCAGGCTGTTGAGTTTCATGGATTACTCTCCCTCTACCCGCACAAGGTAGTTGACCTTGTGGATCATGCCGCGCACGGCAGGGGTGTCTTCCAGTTCGACCGTATGACCGATGCGGCGCAGCCCCAGGCCCTTCATGGTGGCCTTGTGCTTGGGCAATGTGCCGATGGTGCTACGGGTCTGGGTAACCTTGAGTGTGGCTGCCATGGTATTTACCCCGTGATCGCTTCGACAGACAGACCGCGCTTGGCGGCGATGTCTTCCGGCGACTGCATGGACGAGAGACCCTTGACGGTCGCGCGCACCACGTTGACCGGATTGGTGGAGCCGTAGCACTTGGCCAGGACGTCGTGGACGCCAGCCAGCTCGAGCACGGAGCGCATGGCGCCGCCGGCAATGATCCCGGTACCTTCGGAGGCCGGCTGCATGTACACCTTGGAGGCGCCATGACGGGCCTTGACGGGGTACTGCAGGGTATGGCCCTTGAGGCTCACCTTGACCATGTTGCGACGCGCCTGGTCCATGGCTTTCTGGATCGCGACCGGCACTTCACGTGCCTTGCCGCGACCGAAGCCGACACGACCATTACCGTCACCCACGACGGTCAGAGCGGTGAAACCGAAGATTCGGCCACCCTTGACCACCTTGGCGACGCGGTTGACCTGCACGAGCTTTTCCTGCAGGTCGCCGGTGTTCTGTTCGTTCTTCGCCATCGTAAAACCCTTTAGAATTCCAGGCCGCCTTCACGTGCGGCGTCGGCCAGGGCCTTCACGCGACCGTGGTACTTGTAACCGGCACGATCGAAGGCCACCTGGGTGATGCCAGCCTGCTTGGCGCGTTCAGCAATCAGCGCACCGACCTTGGCGGCGGCATCGGAGTTGCCGGTCGCCCCCTCGCGCAGATCCTTGTCCAGCGTGGAAGCGCTGGCCAGCACCTTGCCACCATCCGGCGAGATGATCTGCGCGTAGATGTGGCGCGGGGTACGGTTGACGCACAGGCGAAACACGCCCAGCTCGCGCATTTTGGCACGAGCGCGGCGGGCACGACGGAGACGAGATTCTTTCTTCGCGTTCATAACCCTGCCTTACTTCTTCTTGGCTTCTTTACGACGCACTTGTTCGTCGGCATACCGCACACCCTTGCCCTTATAGGGCTCAGGCGGACGGAAGGCACGAACTTCGGCGGCGACCTGGCCCAGCTTCTGCTTGTCCGCGCTCTTCAGCACGATGACGGTGTTCTTCGGCGTTTCCGCAGAGACACCCTCAGGCAGCGTATACTCGACCGGGTGGGAGAAGCCCAGTGACAGATTCAGCGTCTGGCCACTTGCCTGGGCACGATAGCCGACGCCAACGATTTCGAGGGTCTTGGTGAAGCCCTCGGAGACGCCGGTGACCAGGTTCTGGACCAGAGCACGAGTGGTGCCGACCATGGCCCAGGACTTGGCGCTCTCGCTCGGATTGAAGGACAGTTGACCCTCTTCCTGACCGATGGCCACGTCCGAATGAACGGTCATGGACAGCGTGCCCTGGCCGCCCTTGACGGTCAGCTGGTCGCCGTCGAGCTTGACGTCGACGCCGGCGGGCACTTTAACCGGATATTTGGCTACGCGGGACATTCCAGACTCCTAGAATACGGTGCAGATGACTTCGCCACCGACGCCCGCCTGGCGAGCGGCACGGTCGGTCATCACGCCCTTGGAGGTGGTGACGATCGCCACACCCATGCCGTCCGCCACCTGGGGCAGTGAATCCTTGCCCTTGTACTGGCGCAGTGACGGCTTGGATACCCGCTGCAGGTGCTCGATGACCGGCCTGCCCTCGAAGTACTTGAGGGTCACTGTCAGCTCGGGCTTGGTACCTTCAGCGACCGCGAAGTCGTTGATATAACCCTCTTCCTTCAATACGCGGGCCACCGCGACCTTGAGCGTGGAGGACGGCATGGTGACCGTCTCCTTGGTGGCCATCTGCGCATTGCGGATACGGGTGAACATATCCGCCAGAGTGTCTTGCATGCTCATTTACATTGCGCTCCTGATGTTTCCGTGGCGGCTTACCAGCTGGACTTCTTCAGACCAGGGACCTCGCCACGCATAGCGGCTTCACGCAGCTTGTTACGGCCGAGGCCGAACTTGTTGTAGTAGCCGTGCGGACGGCCGGTGATCCGGCAGCGATTACGCTGACGCACCGGGCTGGAGTCGCGCGGCAACTGCTGCAGTTTCAGCGTCGCCTCGAAGCGCTCTTCGTCGGAAGTATTCACGTTCTGGATGATCGCCTTGAGCTCGGCGCGGCGGGCCGCATACTTCTCGACCAGCTTGGTACGCTTGAGCTCGCGTTCAATCATGCTCTTCTTTGCCATGATCCCACCCTTATTTCTTGAACGGGAAGCTCAGCGCGCTAAGCAGCGCACGACCTTCCTCGTCGGTGTTGGCAGTAGTGGTGATGGTGACATCCAGCCCACGAACCCGATCGATCTTATCATATTCGATCTCGGGGAAGATGATCTGCTCACGCACACCCATGGAGTAGTTGCCGCGACCGTCGAAGGACTTCGGATTGAGACCACGGAAGTCACGCACACGGGGAATCGCGATGTTGACCAGGCGATCAAGGAATTCCCACATGCGCTCGGCGCGCAGGGTCACCTTGATGCCGATCGGCCAACCTTCGCGCACCTTGAAGCCCGCGATGGACTTGCGCGCATTGGTCACCAGCGGCTTCTGACCGGAAAGCTTCTCCAGGTCACCGATGGCAT encodes:
- the uvrA gene encoding excinuclease ABC subunit UvrA; amino-acid sequence: MDRIVVRGARTHNLKQIDVELPRDSLIVVTGLSGSGKSSLAFDTLYAEGQRRYVESLSTYARQFLSMMEKPDVDHIEGLSPAISIEQKSTSHNPRSTVGTITEIYDYLRLLFARAGTPRCPEHGEDLEASTISQMVDQVLALPEGSKLMLLAPVVKGRKGEHLQLLAELRAQGFVRVMVDGQALELDDIAPLDKNKKHDISVVVDRIKVREGLQQRLAESFETALNLADGIAVVHFMDGEAEDIPFSARFACPVCGYAIAELEPRMFSFNNPAGACPTCDGLGVQQVFDPDKLISHPELSLAEGVIKGWDRRSVYYFSQLQAVADHYRFTLETPWHELARHEKEVILHGSGDDEIAFSYVNDRGRRVTREHPFEGVLPNLQRRYRETESSMVREELSRYIADRACPTCHGTRLRKESRHVFVDEHTLPQIVQLPIGEAWDYFQRLALPGRKGEIAQKVINEIQAQLEFLVNVGLDYLNLERSAETLSGGEAQRIRLASQIGAGLVGVMYILDEPSIGLHQRDNDRLLKTLIHLRDLGNTVIVVEHDEDAIRAADHVLDIGPGAGVHGGRIVAQGTPADVMASHESLTGQYLSGKRRIEVPKWRIPGNPEKQLRLTGAHGNNLRNVSLTLPLGLFICVTGVSGSGKSTLINSTLMPIAARELNHATSLTPAPFERIEGLDQLDKVIDIDQSPIGRTPRSNPATYTGIFTPIRELFAGTQEARSRGYKPGRFSFNVKGGRCEACQGEGMIKVEMHFLPDIYVPCDVCKGKRYNRETLEIAYKGKSIDEVLEMTVEEALEFFSPVPAIARRLQTLLDVGLSYIRLGQSATTLSGGEAQRVKLARELAKRDTGKTLYILDEPTTGLHFEDIRQLLVVLHRLRDHGNTIVVIEHNLDVIKTADWIVDLGPEGGSGGGRIIAEGTPEQVAEMDVSHTGRFLKPLLERAKSQKAEPATSK
- the rplQ gene encoding 50S ribosomal protein L17, yielding MRHRKSGRHLNRTSSHRQAMFKNMSVSLIEHEVIKTTLPKAKELRRVIEPLITLAKQDSVANRRLAFSRTRSKEAVGKLFNELGPRYVERPGGYVRILKCGFRTGDNAPMAFVELVDRPVVEEAEEVVTEE
- a CDS encoding DNA-directed RNA polymerase subunit alpha; the encoded protein is MQRSVTEFLRPRDIKVEEISAHHAKIVLEPFERGFGHTLGNALRRILLSSMPGCAVVEVEISGVEHEYSAIEGVQEDVIEILLNLKDVAIRMHSRDEAVLSLNKQGPAVVTAGDIVLDHDVEIVNPDHVIAHVNEGSELKMQLKIARGRGYEPADARVGADDESRAIGRLQLDATFSPVRRVSYAVDAARVEQRTDLDKLIIDLETDGTLDPEEAIRRSATILQEQLAAFVDLEADKEQEVVEEEDHVDPILLRPVDDLELTVRSANCLKAENIYYIGDLIQRTEVELLKTPNLGKKSLNEIKDVLAARGLSLGMRLENWPPASLKDDKASA
- the rpsD gene encoding 30S ribosomal protein S4; this encodes MARYIGPKCKLSRREGTDLFLKSGVTPFEKKCKSEQIPGVHGQRRQRLSDYGLQLREKQKVRRIYGVLEKQFRSYYKEAARRSGATGEVLLQLLESRLDNVVYRMGFGSTRSEARQLVSHKAITVNGRSVNVASYQVKPGDVVSVREKAKNQARIQSALSIAANRGEVAWIEVDAKKMEGTFKAIPERGDLSADINENLIVELYSK
- the rpsK gene encoding 30S ribosomal protein S11 yields the protein MANPRSNRKKVKKQVVDAVAHIHASFNNTIVTITDRQGNALSWATAGGSGFRGSRKSTPFAAQVASERAATAAAEYGVKNVDVLVKGPGPGRESAVRALSAAGFRVQSITDATPIPHNGCRPPKKRRV
- the rpsM gene encoding 30S ribosomal protein S13, yielding MARIAGVNIPDNKHAAISLTYIFGIGRTRAQEICAATGIAPTTKIQELSSEEVDALRSEVGKYTVEGDLRRDVTLNIKRLMDLGCYRGLRHRRSLPLRGQRTKTNARTRKGPRKPIRK
- the rpmJ gene encoding 50S ribosomal protein L36; the encoded protein is MKVRASVKKMCRNCKIIRRNGAVRVICIEPRHKQRQG
- the secY gene encoding preprotein translocase subunit SecY produces the protein MAKSGNMPAMGSGLSELWARLRFVLLAIVVYRIGAHIPVPGINPDQLAALFREQQGTILGLFNMFSGGALERMSIFALGIMPYISASIIMQLLTAVSPHLEQLKKEGEAGRRKISQYTRYGTVALALVQATGMSVGLASQGITYTADFSFYFTAIVTFVSGAVFLMWLGEQITEKGIGNGISLLIFSGIVAGLPGAVGQAFELARNEGAWNVLPLLALSVLGVATVAFVVFIERGQRRITVNYPRRQVGNKMYAGQSSYLPLKVNMAGVIPPIFASSILLFPASIGQWVGAGDGMEWLQRASQALGPGQPLYILLFAAAVVFFCFFYTALVFNPKDVADNLKKSGAFLPGIRPGEQTARYVDKVMTRLTLFGALYITAVSLMPQFLIVAWNVPFFFGGTSLLIVVVVIMDFMAQVQSHLMSHQYESVMKKSNLKGYGSGGIMR
- the rplO gene encoding 50S ribosomal protein L15 — protein: MKLNSLSPAPGSKHAEKRVGRGIGSGLGKTGGRGHKGQKSRSGGSVKPGFEGGQMPLQRRLPKFGFTSMKSLVSEEVRLSELAKVEGDEINLETLKQANVLKNATLHAKIILSGDVNKAVTVRGIKVTKGARAAIEAAGGKVED
- the rpmD gene encoding 50S ribosomal protein L30 → MAATLKVTQTRSTIGTLPKHKATMKGLGLRRIGHTVELEDTPAVRGMIHKVNYLVRVEGE
- the rpsE gene encoding 30S ribosomal protein S5; this encodes MAKNEQNTGDLQEKLVQVNRVAKVVKGGRIFGFTALTVVGDGNGRVGFGRGKAREVPVAIQKAMDQARRNMVKVSLKGHTLQYPVKARHGASKVYMQPASEGTGIIAGGAMRSVLELAGVHDVLAKCYGSTNPVNVVRATVKGLSSMQSPEDIAAKRGLSVEAITG
- the rplR gene encoding 50S ribosomal protein L18 — encoded protein: MNAKKESRLRRARRARAKMRELGVFRLCVNRTPRHIYAQIISPDGGKVLASASTLDKDLREGATGNSDAAAKVGALIAERAKQAGITQVAFDRAGYKYHGRVKALADAAREGGLEF
- the rplF gene encoding 50S ribosomal protein L6; the protein is MSRVAKYPVKVPAGVDVKLDGDQLTVKGGQGTLSMTVHSDVAIGQEEGQLSFNPSESAKSWAMVGTTRALVQNLVTGVSEGFTKTLEIVGVGYRAQASGQTLNLSLGFSHPVEYTLPEGVSAETPKNTVIVLKSADKQKLGQVAAEVRAFRPPEPYKGKGVRYADEQVRRKEAKKK
- the rpsH gene encoding 30S ribosomal protein S8, with the protein product MSMQDTLADMFTRIRNAQMATKETVTMPSSTLKVAVARVLKEEGYINDFAVAEGTKPELTVTLKYFEGRPVIEHLQRVSKPSLRQYKGKDSLPQVADGMGVAIVTTSKGVMTDRAARQAGVGGEVICTVF
- the rpsN gene encoding 30S ribosomal protein S14, producing the protein MAKKSMIERELKRTKLVEKYAARRAELKAIIQNVNTSDEERFEATLKLQQLPRDSSPVRQRNRCRITGRPHGYYNKFGLGRNKLREAAMRGEVPGLKKSSW
- the rplE gene encoding 50S ribosomal protein L5, with the protein product MANLKERYQNEVVAQLKEQFSYANVMQVPRITKVTLNMGIGDATSDKKQIENAIGDLEKLSGQKPLVTNARKSIAGFKVREGWPIGIKVTLRAERMWEFLDRLVNIAIPRVRDFRGLNPKSFDGRGNYSMGVREQIIFPEIEYDKIDRVRGLDVTITTTANTDEEGRALLSALSFPFKK